In Lineus longissimus chromosome 13, tnLinLong1.2, whole genome shotgun sequence, one genomic interval encodes:
- the LOC135497715 gene encoding uncharacterized protein LOC135497715 — protein MVRFRKGSIGLACDIEGMYHQVGVDKDYRNILRFLWWDKGDLTTQPTEYRMAAQLFGGASSPSCAKFALRTAADEFESKHGKLAADFVRDDFYVADGVTSLDSVEDTLELVTNSIKLCGERGFRLHKFVSNDRWVLDAVPTSERGKNIQHLDLRQDELPLERTLGMEWHVKSDCFRFSVNLKDKPLTSRGILSTVSSIFDPLGLVSPVLLQGKMILQDLCHQKADWDDPIPDKIRMRWGKWRMELMTLKELQIPRCLKSMNFGTIQKAELHSFADASEYAYGQCSYLKLVDESGQVETALVMSKARVAPVKVVMIPRLELTAAVTCVKVGTFLNRELKIEDLELRYYTDSTVVLGYISNETKKFHIFVANRTQHIRDVSSPQQWSHVNTTENPADIASRGSDAK, from the coding sequence ATGGTTAGATTCAGGAAAGGTTCCATTGGATTGGCGTGTGACATAGAGGGGATGTACCACCAAGTGGGGGTGGACAAAGACTACAGAAATATACTTAGATTCCTATGGTGGGACAAGGGTGACCTAACCACGCAACCCACTGAGTACCGGATGGCAGCGCAGTTATTTGGAGGAGCATCATCTCCGTCGTGTGCTAAATTTGCTCTCCGGACAGCAGCAGACGAATTTGAGTCCAAGCATGGCAAACTTGCAGCTGACTTTGTTAGAGACGACTTTTATGTTGCTGATGGTGTCACGTCTCTGGATTCAGTTGAAGATACCCTTGAACTTGTGACAAACTCAATCAAACTCTGTGGTGAACGCGGATTTCGTTTACATAAGTTTGTCTCCAATGACAGATGGGTCCTTGACGCTGTCCCAACATCAGAAAGAGGGAAGAACATCCAGCACCTAGATCTAAGACAAGATGAGCTCCCTTTAGAGAGAACGCTGGGAATGGAGTGGCATGTGAAGTCCGATTGCTTCCGATTCTCTGTTAATCTCAAGGATAAGCCTTTAACCAGTAGAGGCATACTGTCCACCGTATCATCAATATTTGACCCCCTTGGCCTGGTGTCCCCGGTTCTCCTTCAAGGAAAGATGATTCTGCAAGATCTGTGCCACCAGAAAGCAGACTGGGATGACCCAATTCCCGATAAAATCCGAATGAGATGGGGAAAATGGAGAATGGAACTGATGACCCTCAAAGAGCTGCAGATTCCAAGATGCTTGAAGTCCATGAATTTCGGAACCATTCAGAAGGCAGAACTTCACAGCTTTGCTGATGCAAGTGAATACGCTTACGGACAATGCAGTTACCTGAAGTTGGTGGATGAAAGTGGACAAGTTGAAACTGCATTGGTGATGTCCAAGGCCAGAGTTGCACCAGTAAAGGTTGTGATGATACCAAGATTGGAGTTGACGGCGGCTGTTACATGTGTGAAGGTCGGAACGTTCCTGAATAGGGAGTTGAAGATTGAAGACCTCGAATTGCGTTACTACACTGACAGTACTGTTGTCCTGGGATACATTTCTAACGAGACCAAGAAATTCCATATCTTCGTCGCGAACAGAACTCAACATATCAGAGATGTGTCATCACCCCAGCAGTGGAGCCATGTAAACACTACAGAAAACCCAGCCGACATAGCGTCTAGAGGGTCAGATGCCAAATAA
- the LOC135497716 gene encoding uncharacterized protein LOC135497716 codes for MADLPKERLEAVPVFKYSGVDYFGPFIVRERRSDIKRWGVLFTCLSSRAIHIETANSLDTESFMNAYRRFTCRRGPIRELRCDQGTNFVGGRNELTAAVKEIDQEKIAGKLLKDGCDRVSIEPNRVADASHFGGVWERMILTVRSALTTLLLQHGQHLDDELLSTVMTEVECIVNSRPLTFIDTTSPDSPEPLSPSQLLVTVCHCKVVTPGLSSWYYFHHG; via the coding sequence ATGGCTGACCTCCCCAAGGAGCGATTGGAAGCAGTACCTGTATTCAAGTACAGCGGTGTTGATTATTTTGGACCGTTCATTGTAAGGGAAAGAAGAAGTGACATAAAAAGATGGGGAGTGCTGTTTACCTGTTTGAGTTCCCGAGCAATTCACATTGAGACTGCCAATTCCCTTGACACAGAATCGTTTATGAATGCCTATCGGCGCTTCACATGTAGGAGAGGTCCAATCAGAGAACTAAGGTGTGATCAAGGAACCAACTTTGTGGGAGGCAGAAATGAATTGACAGCAGCAGTTAAGGAGATTGACCAAGAGAAGATTGCAGGGAAACTCCTCAAAGATGGGTGCGACAGGGTGTCAATTGAACCCAACCGTGTAGCTGATGCCTCACATTTCGGGGGAGTCTGGGAGAGGATGATTCTTACTGTGAGAAGTGCCTTGACCACTCTGTTGTTGCAGCACGGGCAACATTTGGATGACGAATTGTTGAGTACTGTTATGACAGAAGTGGAGTGTATCGTGAACAGTCGACCACTGACCTTTATTGACACAACATCTCCTGACAGTCCCGAGCCATTATCCCCAAGCCAATTACTTGTTACAGTATGTCACTGTAAGGTGGTGACACCTGGCCTAAGCTCTTGGTACTACTTTCATCATGGCTGA
- the LOC135497718 gene encoding uncharacterized protein LOC135497718, whose product MDMMEANRKRAMVAMSIALFRGNPQIIQNRFVSESLETAGLSSERHLPEERRAKVPRTENYAEVTVPLQSLDDFRSHFRLSRTTFEVLLGELQPCPEMALGQHGFGRPPVELGKQALVFLWYLGSPDSFRSISDRFGISRSTTHCICRRVCKAVVNNLIKKLISWPSHENRVNISEGFEKYSHFPGAIGAIDGCHIKIKAPTKNPNSYVNRKKFHSVVLQGVCDDALAFTTSILAGKGAHMMPVFSITPQCSKRLQPSLKRMNSSWETRRTRYNHGL is encoded by the coding sequence atggacatgatggaggcgAACCGCAAAAGGGCGATGGTGGCCATGTCTATAGCCCTTTTCCGGGGAAATCCCCAAATAATACAGAATAGGTTTGTCAGTGAGAGCCTTGAGACAGCAGGCCTATCGTCAGAGAGACACCTCCCTGAAGAAAGACGTGCCAAAGTCCCAAGGACTGAGAACTATGCTGAGGTGACGGTCCCACTTCAGTCTCTAGATGATTTCCGATCGCATTTTCGGCTCTCCAGGACGACATTTGAGGTCTTATTGGGGGAACTACAACCGTGTCCAGAGATGGCCCTGGGACAACATGGGTTTGGTCGTCCTCCAGTTGAACTCGGCAAGCAAGCCTTGGTGTTCCTCTGGTACCTTGGGTCACCCGACTCGTTTAGATCAATTTCTGATCGCTTCGGGATTTCGAGGTCAACAACACACTGCATCTGTCGCAGAGTTTGCAAAGCCGTTGTGAACAACCTCATTAAGAAACTAATATCCTGGCCaagtcacgagaacagagtgaaCATTTCTGAAGGATTCGAAAAGTACAGTCACTTTCCAGGGGCCATTGGGGCAATAGATGGGTGTCACATAAAAATCAAAGCCCCCACGAAGAATCCCAATTCATATGTAAACCGTAAGAAATTCCACTCGGTTGTGCTACAGGGTGTCTGTGACGATGCCCTGGCCTTCACCACGTCTATACTGGCTGGCAAGGGTGCACACATGATGCCCGTGTTTTCAATAACTCCTCAGTGTTCCAAGAGGCTGCAGCCAAGTTTGAAACGGATGAATTCCTCCTGGGAGACTCGGCGTACCCGATACAACCATGGCTTATGA
- the LOC135498036 gene encoding zinc finger protein OZF-like — MPSEPGDTSSQICSISFAPGSTGEEMCTRPVSTGQIHWKPTALGSVLGDNLVLDGADTKSLGHVLEVKNGARPCGSVSSGICPAKKMPFECKHCQKGFLQVRHLLVHELLHAGKVPFKCQFCEKGFTQQSRHQRHELTHTRQKPFDCKYCSKAFTDRSNKNAHERLHKQKGDKIGLLQGKSSENTLTKECMLIEHKCIHTREIPLKCDFCEMQFSKICLLAVHERMHTGEKRFHCEVCSVRFANESDFNAHWIIHANGDGKDSHKCESCSRTFAHSSNLALHKHFHIGGQPFMCKQCMMGFRQKSDLTEHELEHSGEIHFVCRVCGDRFMQQSHLTAHEHTHVNVGEKTWECGYCDKAFVNEKNLQEHERVHTNCWPFKCGNCDRVFNKKYHLISHKPHCTKTCSVQKEESYPECVRLLV, encoded by the coding sequence ATGCCAAGCGAACCTGGCGATACATCTAGTCAAATATGTTCAATATCATTTGCCCCCGGAAGCACTGGAGAAGAAATGTGCACTAGACCTGTCAGTACTGGCCAAATCCACTGGAAACCGACTGCCCTTGGGAGTGTTTTAGGAGACAACCTGGTACTGGATGGCGCCGACACTAAATCTCTTGGACATGTTTTGGAAGTCAAAAACGGTGCACGCCCTTGTGGTAGTGTCTCCTCTGGAATATGTCCTGCTAAAAAAATGCCGTTTGAATGCAAACATTGTCAGAAGGGTTTCCTCCAAGTGCGTCATCTTCTTGTTCACGAGTTACTCCATGCTGGGAAAGTGCCgttcaaatgtcaattctgcGAGAAAGGCTTCACCCAGCAAAGTCGTCACCAAAGACATGAACTTACTCATACTAGACAGAAACCATTTGACTGCAAATATTGTTCAAAGGCATTTACAGATCGGAGTAATAAGAATGCGCATGAAAGACTTCACAAACAGAAAGGAGATAAGATAGGCCTACTCCAAGGCAAATCTTCTGAAAACACATTAACCAAGGAATGTATGCTAATTGAGCATAAATGTATTCATACAAGGGAAataccattgaaatgtgatttttgTGAGATGCAGTTTAGCAAAATTTGTCTTCTCGCTGTACATGAACGTATGCATACTGGTGAAAAACGATTCCACTGCGAAGTTTGCTCAGTGAGATTTGCaaatgaaagtgattttaacgCGCATTGGATTATTCATGCAAATGGCGATGGAAAAGATTCACACAAGTGTGAATCATGTAGCAGGACATTTGCTCACTCGAGCAATCTCGCATTGCATAAACACTTCCACATCGGCGGTCAGCCGTTTATGTGTAAACAATGCATGATGGGGTTTCGTCAGAAAAGTGACCTGACAGAGCATGAACTTGAACATTCTGGTGAAATACACTTTGTTTGTCGAGTCTGTGGTGACAGATTCATGCAACAGAGTCACCTTACTGCTCATGAACATACTCACGTAAACGTCGGTGAAAAAACATGGGAATGTGGTTATTGTGATAAGGCGTTCGTTAATGAGAAAAATCTTCAAGAACACGAACGCGTTCACACCAATTGTTGGCCTTTCAAGTGTGGGAACTGTGATAGGGTTTTCAACAAGAAGTATCATCTGATCAGTCATAAACCACACTGTACAAAGACGTGTTCTGTTCAGAAGGAGGAAAGTTATCCAGAGTGCGTTCGATTACTTGTCTAG